Below is a window of Fervidobacterium pennivorans DSM 9078 DNA.
GCTCAACCATAGTTGATAGCAATTTAAACTGTTCGATTCTTTTATTTTCAAAAATCCTTGAAACTAGATATGGTTTCCCGCCCATAGAAACAAGTTTTGTCGCATCGGAAAAGACAGTTTCGTCAGCGTTGGAGTATCTGAAAAAGCCCGTGTCCGTAGCTATGCCCATGAGGTTAATTGTGGCAAGTTTTTCATCGTATGAAACACCAAGTTCTGTGTTAATTCTGAAAACCATCTGGGCAGTGGAACCAAACCTTGTATCAACCCAATTTAACGTTCCAAAAAGTGTATTTGTACCATGATGGTCAACTACGGCCGTTGTAACTTTTCCTAGAAATTCTTGAAAACGTCCAATCCTATCAGGACTTGATGCGTCGACAACAAGCATAAAATCTGGTTCAAAACCGCTATTGACTATCTCATCGTAACCTTTAATAAGATTTGTCTCATCAAACTCGTAGAAATACCAAGGAATCCTCCAATCAATGCCTGCCAATACTTCTTTGCCTAATTTTTGGAGCCCCAACGTAGCACTCAGAACTGAGCTTATATCATCGCCATCAGGCATTATATGTCCAACAACTAAAACCTTTTTAGCAAGATTAAGTTCGCCTACTATTGAAAGGAAATCGCGATTCATTCAAGCACCTCCAAAGCTTTTTTAACTACTTGCGTAAATCTTTCCTTAACCTTATTCGCGACTTCAACAACTTCTTCATGCGACAAAGGTTGGTCAAGTATACCAGCTGCCATATTTGTGGCACAAGAGAATACTAAAACTTTTATACCAGCGTGTGCACAAACGATTACTTCTGGAACTGTTGACATCCCTACCAAGTCAGCTCCAAGTTTTCTAAAAGCTCTTATTTCCGCCGGAGTCTCATAAGTAGGACCAGTTACAGCTAAATAGACTCCTTCGTTCATGTCTGGAAAAACGTTCTTTACTTTTTCCATCCATGTTCTGTCAAAAGCTCCGAGCATATCTGGAAACCTTGGACCTATATCTTCATCATTTGGACCTCTCAGTGGATTTCGGAACATAAGGTTTATAACATCCTTAACCAAGACTATGTCACCAGGCTTGTAACTTGTGTTAATTGCACCTGCGGCGTTTGTGATAAGCATCCGCTCTATTCCGAGAAGTTTTAACGTGTGTATAACAACCTTTATATCACCTGGATTCCAACCTTCGTATATATGAAATCTACCATTCAAAACAACGACCTCTTTACCGAAGAGTTCACCAAAGATTAGTTTTCCCTCATGTCCAGGCGCCGTGGAATAAGGAAAATTAGGGATATCTTTGTAACTTATATGTGTAGCGTTCTTTACCTCATTAGCCAAAAAACCCAATCCGGAGCCAAGTATGAGTGCTATCTTGGGTTTTGAAGTAATTTTTGAAGCTATATAATCATATGCTTCTTTAACTCGCTTATCCACGAAAATCCCTCCTAAAGAGCTCTTTGCATTATCTTATTCTTGTTTTAAAATTGAGTTGTAGCTCTCATTTTTCATTTTATTATACCATAACTTCTTTAAAACCAAAGCCAAAAAAACGTGAAAGATTGGATAACGTTAACTTGTAGTGATGAAAGTAGCTAATTGCGAAATGGTGCTATTGATGTGCACATGAGAATGAGAAAGCCTGAAGGAATGATTGCAGACTTTGCAAAGAAATTGTTGATTGCCGTATTTGTCGTGACCGTTTTTGTATAGTTTGGTAGAGCTACACTTTGGGCAAGAAGGCGTTGAATTATTCATATTGGGATACCTCTTTTAGGTAAGAGTTGTTAGGGGTGTCCCCTATTTAAAGAATGATGTGGATTTTGGTGAGTTTCAATACTTTTAGTTAACATTATCAAAGATTGAAAGGGGGAGCTAGTGATGATAAAACCAGAAAGACGATACCCGCGTATGATAATAAATCTTTCTGCCATAAGAGAGAACGCTTCAAAAGTTGCTCAGCTTTGCCATTCAAGGGGCATAGAGCTTGTTGGAGTTACGAAACTTTCACTTGGGAATCCAACAATTGCAAAGGTAATGCGCACTGCTGGCGTCGACAAAATTGGAGAATCTCGGCTGAAGAATATTCTAAACCTTTACCAAAATGGTGTTCCAGGTCCTTTCCAGTTGCTAAGGATCCCTATGCTCTCGGAAATTCCCCAAGCTGTTCGTTTGGTTGATGAATTCTTGGTTTCTATGCCTGAAGCTGCTTTTGAGATTGATAAACAAGCAGGGGAATTAGATAAAAACGTGAGCATTGTTTATATGATAGATGTTGGAGATTTAAGAGAAGGTGTATGGTTTGAAAACGCGGTTGATGAAATTCTTTCAGTTGCAGGAAAACTAAAGCACGCTATTTTAAGAGGAATAGGAACAAACGTTGGATGTTACGGTGGAGTCCTACCGACAAAAGAAAATATGACCGTGCTTATAGAAATTGCGAAAGAACTAGAATCTAAACTTGGATATAAGTTAGTAATTAGTGGTGGAAGTACAGTTACGCTTAGTCTTTTAGAAAATGGTGCTTTACCAGAAGGAATTAATCAATTCAGGGTAGGCGAAGGCATAATACTTGGAACCGATGCTACGGGAGACAGGGATATTCCATATCTAAGACAAGATACAGTAATTCTGGAGGCAGAAGTTATAGAAGTAGATTACAAGCCGTCTGTTCCTGTTGGAGAGTTGGGGAAAGATGCGTTTGGTAGGACACCACGATTTGAAGACAAAGGATACAGAAAAAGAATTATACTTGCCGTGGGCGAGCAGGATGTTAAACCCGATGGATTAATACCTCTTGTAGATGGCTTGCATGTTCTCCACGCATCAAGTGATCATTTGATAGTCGACACAACAGAAAGCACTGAAACATTTAAATTAGGAGACATTGTTCGTTTCAGAATGAGCTATGGTTGTGCATTGAGAGCGTTCACAAGTCCGTATGTAGAAAAAATATTCATCGAAGATTAACAATGTTTTCCTTTAGTGCATTTCTAACCTTGTCTCTTCTTTCGACGTAAATTTCTTCGCCAGTGAATGGGTCAAAACCTGTGTAGTATATCGTTGTGCTGAGTGTGCCGGGAGTAGGTGTAAATATCTGCACTTGCTGGGGGACATATCCAAGGTGCTTTTTTATGAATTCCCTTAGGTAAATGTTTTCCTTTTCCCCCTCCCCGGGGTGGGCAACTATGAAATAGCCAATAACGTACTTCCTTTGTCTTTTTCTTTTTGCTGCTGCTTCGAACCTTTTTTTGAACTCTAAGAATAGTTCGGCGGAAGGTTTTCTCATGATTTTTAGAACATACGGATGAGCATGTTCAGGTGCTAACTTAAGTTGTCCTGATGTAAAATCAACCAAAGATGATATTATGTAGTCTGCGTTTTTTGAAGCAAGAATCAAATCATGTCTTATACCAGAGCCTACGAATACGTGTTTTACCCTTGGGATACTTTTAACTTTTTTCAAAAGCTCAATGAATTCATCAGTTGCGTCATTTTTATTTTCCCCTGACAAGGCTAACTTACAAACGTTAGGTACTAGACAACTTCTAAGACATTGGCCTCTGGTATTTCTAACCGGACAAGATAAGCCAAACATATTTGCGGTTGGTCCACCAACGTCAACAATAGTTCCACGAAACTCAGGCATTTTGGTGAGAATTTTAACTTCTTCAAGTATTGAATCAACGGAGCGTGAAATAACAAGTGTTGTTTGGTGATTTGTAATTGCACAGAATGAACAGTTTCCAAAGCAACCTCTCACAGCTGTAATGGAAAACTTTACAGTTTCTATAGCCTTTACCGGTCCTTTGGCAAGATAGTAAGGATGAACTCTCCTGGTATATGGTAGCAAATAAAGCTCATCTAACTCATCTTGTGTTAAGGGCAAAGCTGGAGGGTACTGGATAACGTATCGATTATCGTGCTTTTGAACCAGAATTACCTTTTTCAAAGGTTCGGTATTTTCGACCATTATCCTATAAGCTTCTGCATACTTCCGTTTATCATTTACAACCTCTTCATAAGATGGGAGATGAATGAGATTCAAATTTTCTTCTAAGTTTAAACTTTCCAAAGAGCTCTTCCATGTAACGGTTCCCGAAATACCATCGAGGCTCTTTCCTGCAGCTATCCTTTCAGCTATCTCCAAGATAGCGCGTTCACCCATTCCGTAAACTAAGATATCAGCCTTTGAATCCAGAAGTATCGACTTTCTAACCTTATCACTCCACCAATCATAATGTGCGAATCTTCTAAGACTTGCCTCGATACCGCCAATAACTATTTTTACATCCTTGAATACTTGCTTAATCCAGTTCACGTACTGTATAACTGCCCTATCTGGACGCTTGTTATTAACACCACCTGGAGTGTAGTCATCACTTTTTCTTTTCTTACGTGACGCTGTGTAGTTTGCGACCATTGAGTCTACGTTTCCTGATGTAACTCCAAAGAACAAATTAGGTCTTCCAAGCCTTTTTATATCTTCTGGACCTTCCGGTTGTGCTATTATTCCTACCTTATAACCCCTTGCTTCCAACAGCCTACCTAATAAAGCAACTCCAAAAGACGGGTGATCCACGTAGGCATCACCCGTCACTAAGATAACGTCTAAACTTTTTAAATTTCGCGCTTTTATTTCTTCCTCTGTCGTTGGTAAAAACATATTTAAGTTAGAATTTTTCATATATTCTCGTATTTCCTCCTCTCCCACTCAGTGACAGTGGTTGAATATTCCCACCACTCTCGTTCTTTCAATTTTAAGAACTTTTCCCAAATATGTTCGCCAAGGACTTCTCTAACAAGCTTGCTATTTTCAGCTTCGTTTAGTGCTTCTTTTAAATTCGAAGGTAGTCTATAAATACCACGTTTTTGCTTTTCACTTTCGGACATCTGATAAATGTTTTCCTCAACAGCCGCTGGAGGTTCTATCTTGTTCTCAATTCCGTCCAATCCAGCTGCAAGAATTACGGCAAATGCCAAATACGGGTTGCATGATGGATCCGGAGACCTGTACTCGATTCTCGTTGATTTTCCTCTAGCTTTTGGTATCCTTATCAACGCTGTTCTGTTTCCCTTACTCCAAGCAATGTTCACAGGAGCCTCATAACCAGGAACGAGCCTTTTGTAACTGTTGATCGTTGGGTTCGTTATAGCCGTTATTTCTCGCGCATGTGCAATCAGACCACCTATAAAGTATCTCATAACTTGAGATATCCCATCAGGAGTGCTTTCATCGTAAAAGGCGTTTTTCCCGTCGAGTGTAAATAAGCTCATATGAACATGCATTCCGCTACCATTTACACCAAAGAACGGTTTTGGCATAAACGTTGCATAGAGATTGTTCTTTATAGCAAGCGTTTTTATTACAAGCTTCACAGTCTGAACGTTATCAGCTGCAATAACAGGTTCTGCGTATCTAAAATCTACCTCATGTTGTGAAGGTGCAACCTCATGATGAGTAGTCTCAACATCCAGTCCCATTTCCTCTAAGTGAACAGATACTTCCGTCCTGATATGCTCTGCAATATCAACTGGTAGAAGGTCAAAATAACTACCGCTGTCTAAGAATTCGAAAACGGGTCTGTTATTTTGCCTTGGAAGGATGAAAAATTCAACTTCTGGACCTGCGTAGGGTATGAACCCCATCTTTCGAGCCTTTTCTTCAACAAGCTTTAACCTATATCTTGGGTCACCATCGAAGGGATGTTCAAAATCGCTGTAAACATCACATATAATTCTCGCACTTCTGTGACCGTCAAACGTCCAAGGAAGCATAGCCACAGTTCTTAGATCTGGTTTGAGGTACATATCAGATTCATAAAGCCTTGCAAACCCCTCAACGGAAGAACCATCAAACATGATACCCGATTCTAAAGCTGTTTCAAGTTCATCAACAGGGATTTCAACATTTTTCATCATCCCGTTTATATCCGTAAACTGTAATCTTACAAACCTGACCTGGTTTTCTTCCACAAACCTAAAAAGCTCCTCACGAGTCATCTCTTTGTTTGACGCCATAACTTCCCCCCCACTTTTTGTAATCTAAAAATAGTGAGTAAAAACGCGCAATAACAACTATGACTGTATTTTATCACTTTCACACTTAACAGTCAATTATAATCACACATTTTTGGAACTCTCGTCCAACGCACAGTTAACACAAAAAAGGAAGATGCACGATGTATCAAAACCTTTTCGTTGACAATTTTAGCTTTACCTCTTATAATCTTATTGAGAATCATTCTCAACTACACTTTAAAATCATCCTTCCTAATTCCAAAAAGTGAGGTGAAACATGTGAAACTGTCAGAGGTACCTGTTGGTGCCAGAGTCGTGGTTAAAAATGTAGAAGAATCGGAAATTTCGCCAAAACTCAGAGCCATTGGTATCTTGCCCGGGGTAACGATAACAGTGGTAAAGAATGCGCCAATGGGCGACCCGAGGATGTACAAAGTTTTCAATAAACTTATAAGTTTGAGGCAGTCAGAAGCAAGTCTTGTTGAAGTTGAAATACTTAAAGATTCAGTTATCCCCCTTTCCATTGCCGTCCCAGGATTGTATAAAGTAAAACAAATTTTGGGAGGATATGGTGTACATCGATGGTTGTCGAAAATCGGAATAACGGAAGGTTCAACTATTAAATTACTTGAGGATAGAAGAGTTGTTACACCGTTGGGAACTTTTGTTATCGGCTTCGGAAAGCTTTCAAAGATACTTGTAATAAGTGCTGAAACTCAATCCGAGCAAGGGAGTTGAAGACTATGGTGATAACTGTAGGCTTATTGGGCAACCCAAATGTTGGAAAAACCAGCCTTTTCAATAAATTAGTAGGTGCCAGGCAGTACGTTGCTAACTGGCCCGGAGTAACAGTTACGAGGATTGAGGGGGCTACAACTTACAAGGATTACACCTTACATTTTGTTGATTTACCAGGTGTTTACAGTCTAACAGCTACGTCTGTGGATGAGAAATTGACAAGAGATTACCTACTTTTTTCTCCACCAAACGTTACCGTTGTTGTTATAGATAGCATGAGCCCTGAACAAGGGATGTTTTTACTCTTAGAAGCTTGCGAGCTTGGATTAAACGTAATCGCAGCCTTTAATGCCATTGACGAAGCGAAAAAATCAGGAATAAAGATTGATAAATCTTCGCTTGAAAAATTTCTCAGAGTTCCAGTAGTGCTTACATCTGCCCACACAGGAGAAGGAATCGAAGAGCTTAAAGAAAAGATTGTGGAATCCTTCAGAAAAGCAACAAGACCTATCGTAATAGATTATGGAAACGAAACTGAAGAAAAGATTAAAGAAGTAGAGCAATGTGTAGAAGAAACTTTCAATAAAAGATTTACCGCAATCAAAATCATTGAAGGGGACAAATATGCAAGGAGGTTTTTGAAAAAAGATTGCCCGAACGATATATTAGACACGATTCCTCAGGAAATCAGAACATCAATACCTTCAACGAAATATGAATACATAACAAACGTTGTCCAGCTTTCGATTCAAAGAACAGACGAAACACTTACAGTTACAGAAGCCCTCGACCACGTTTTGACACATAAGTATATAGGTATTCCCATATTCTTGGCTCTAATGTACTTGGCGTTCAATTTTACTTTCAAGGTATCAGAACCTTTGGTAGGGTTACTTGAGTACCTTTTTGAAAAAATCGCTGATTCTGTAGGAAGTGAAACCATAGTAAGTTCATTAATATCGCAAGGAATCATAAATGGTGTAGGTAGCGTTTTGGCTTTTGTTCCAAGTATCTTTGCACTCTTCTTTGCACTTGGAATCATGGAAGAGAGCGGTTATCTCCCACGAATAGCCTTTTTAGTCGACAAGTTAATGTATTCATTGAGATTAACCGGTAGGTCTTTCATGACATTGTTGTTAGGTTTCGGATGTAATGTAAGCAGTGTCATGGCAGCCCGTGGTTTAGCGGACGAACGCGAAAGAGTTACAACCATCTTGGTTTCACCTTTCATTAGTTGTAGTGCTAGGATTCCTGTGTATCTTCTGATTGTTAACGTGGCATTCCCTAATCACAAAGTAGAAGCCTTTTTTGCAATATACGTCTTGAGCCTTCTTCTTACAGCTTTGTCATCGAGGATAGTAAACAAAGTAATTCTTAAGGGCCAATCAGTGCCTCTTGTTATGGAATTACCTAGGTACCGTTTCCCTAAATTCTCAAACATTCTAACTTACGTGTGGAACAGAGGAAAGCACTTCCTAGAAAAAGCCGGAACGATTATTTTTGCTGCAAGTATCGTAATTTGGGCGCTAACTTATTTTCCAGGTAGAGGAGACGTAGATAACAGCTTCGTTTCTATGCTTGGAAAATTTCTTCAACCGTTATTTGCACCTTTAGGATTTTCATGGCAAATAGTGTCAGCTCTTATATTTGGCGGAGTTGCAAAGGAAGTCATAGTATCTTCACTTTCCCAATTTTACGGCGATGTGTCTAATATTCATTTCGACCCTCTCGTAGGTGCGACACTAATGACCTTTGTACTTGGTTATATGCCATGTTTTGCTACACTTGCAGCAATAAAAAGCGAAACGAATAGTTTAAAATATACTTTATTTACAATATTTTACAGTCTAGGTATTTCCTATCTGCTTTCGTTGGTAGTATATACAGTAGGAAGGTGGATATTATGAAAAGTATCAACAGAATGCTTGCAGTAATGTTAGTTCTTTCCGTGTTAACTTTTGTTTTATACGTTAGCGAAGGACAATATGTATTCTCCTTGGTGATACTGTCGTTTGTGTCCGTTCTAATATCAGGTTTTCAAGAATTTGGAAGTAATGCATACACTTTTAAAATCGCACACTTGTATGTTGGAAGCATACTTTTTTTGATTGCTGCAGGATATGTATTCTTCACGTTCGCATTTTCTATAGTTAATATCCTTATAGGTGAAGAAGTCTATAAACTGTCTCCTGGAGACCTTATGCTTTTGATTACTGGTGCATACTCAATTATATACGTAATCCACTTACGAAAATCGGCGTTAAAATCTGATAGAACAAGTTCAATAAATACAGATGCCAATAAAACCTGTTGTCACTGATTAATGGTGGTAGTATAATAAGAACAGAAGACAAGTCAAAATAAACCTCCCTTCGTATGTCCAAGGGAAGTCCGGTGGAAATCCGGCACGGGGCCGCCACCGTGAGCGGGGACGAAACCTGCAGAGTGCCACTGGCTTTAAAGCTGGGAAGGCGCAGGGAGTAGGATGATCCGCGAGTCGGGAGACCTGACATACGAAGGAAGGTAGCCATCCACCACGTAGCCTGGGGATGGCAACAAATTTTTGCAAAGAGGGAGGTTTTTTTGTATGGTCAAGTCGTTTTCTCTTGGTTCTTTACGAAAGCTTTTCGTGGTATTCATGCTTATCGCAACAGTTCTTTCACTGGCTATTGCGGTTGTTGATGATGCCGGAAGAATTGTGAATATTCCAATGCCACCACGAAGAGTCGTCTCTGCTGCGCCAAGTGCGACAAGGTATTTACAAGCTCTTGGACTTGAAAACCGAATCGTCGGTGTCACAGCTTGGGATAACTACAAAAAGGCAGAGAACATAGGAAACATGGTACCTTTAAACATCGAGAAAATTCATTCTCTAAAGCCTGATCTGGTTATCATGTTTGGTGGCTTCCAATTTCCAGAAGTAGAAAAACTAGAAAAAGCAAATCTTACAGCTTATGTTTTAAACGCAAATACTTTGACAGATATAATTAAAGCTGTAAGTCAATTAGGGGCTGTTTTCAATGTCAAAAGCAAAGCCGACAAGCTTGTCTCCGAGCTTAGAAATAAAATGACAGAAATTGGGCAAAGAACTTCAAAAATTCCATTGGAGAGCAGGCCCACAGTGTTTTTCACAGTAACAACACCTGACGAAAATGCAAAACAACTATGGACAGCAGGAACTGGTTCCTACATGAATGAACTTATTGTCATCGCCGGTGGTAGAAATATAGCAGCTCCATACACAGGAAACAACGGATGGTTACCCGTGAATTGGGAGTGGCTTGTTAAAAACGACCCTGATATCATAGTAATCGGTGCATATGGGGACCCAAAAGAAGTCGAGCAAGCTGTGAAAAACCATCCAATAATGAAGAATTTAAAAGCGGTAAAACAAGGTAAAGTTTTGATAGTCGATGGTGATGAGGTTAGCCAAGCAGCACCACATCTTTTCAAGTATTTGGATATTTTCTATAACTTCTTCTATGGAGGTAAGTAATAATTGAGTAAGAACAGAAACTGGTTTCAAACGTTGGGGAGGTATTCCCTCCCCTTTGTTTTCGTTATAGTGTTTGTTTTCAACTTGTCCTTTGGAACAGTGTATGTAAGTCCTTTGAAAATATTCCAACTTCTCCGGCAAGAAAGTGCTGAGAAGTACATGATATGGAACTTGAGGTTTCCAAGAGTCTTAATGGCAACATTAACAGGGATAGCATTGTCGTTGGTAGGAAACATATTTCAAGCGATAATGAAGAATCCTCTTGTTGACCCTTATCTTATCGGCACATCTGCTGGTGCTAGTTTTGGTGCACTGTTAGCAATATATTTTATTGTAAACTCAATTGCGCATGTGAGTATTCCAACGATGAGTTTTATTTTCGCAGTGATTGCCTCAAGTCTTTCCATATTACTAGCGAAAAAAGGTAACGTGGTACCAACTGTTCATCTTGTTTTAAGCGGTGTACTGGTTAGCACCCTATTTTCTGCAGGTAGTATGTTGCTTTTAAACATTGCAAATAAATCTCTCGTGACCGGACACGTTTGGCTTTACGGTTCTTTCTCCGGGATGACTTTCCGAGATTTGATAGTCCCTGCATCTTCTTTGGGAGTGTTCGTCACTTTGGCTTTCACACTGAGTAAGCAATTGGATGCCATGACCTTGGGTGAAAAAGAAGCAAAAAGTCTAGGAATCAACGTGGAAGCCTTGAAATGGACATTTTACTTGCTTGGTTCATTTGTTACTGCTACGTTTGTCTCCAAAACAGGTATCATAGGGTTTGTTGGATTGGTTGTTCCACACATGGCACGGATAATTGCAGGACCCAAACATAGTAAAAACCTCTTAGCGACGGTTTTAATAGGCGGGATACTAATGTC
It encodes the following:
- a CDS encoding DHH family phosphoesterase, with protein sequence MNRDFLSIVGELNLAKKVLVVGHIMPDGDDISSVLSATLGLQKLGKEVLAGIDWRIPWYFYEFDETNLIKGYDEIVNSGFEPDFMLVVDASSPDRIGRFQEFLGKVTTAVVDHHGTNTLFGTLNWVDTRFGSTAQMVFRINTELGVSYDEKLATINLMGIATDTGFFRYSNADETVFSDATKLVSMGGKPYLVSRIFENKRIEQFKLLSTMVEHIRTENDGQIVYSYLSKKDYESNNCTEDDSGGFVGELRSIQGVELAIFFSEYEQNEVHISFRSKDWFDCSKLAVLLGGGGHPRAAGCTLKGELSVIVEQVIREAKLMFNTQLEAIKNI
- a CDS encoding purine-nucleoside phosphorylase encodes the protein MDKRVKEAYDYIASKITSKPKIALILGSGLGFLANEVKNATHISYKDIPNFPYSTAPGHEGKLIFGELFGKEVVVLNGRFHIYEGWNPGDIKVVIHTLKLLGIERMLITNAAGAINTSYKPGDIVLVKDVINLMFRNPLRGPNDEDIGPRFPDMLGAFDRTWMEKVKNVFPDMNEGVYLAVTGPTYETPAEIRAFRKLGADLVGMSTVPEVIVCAHAGIKVLVFSCATNMAAGILDQPLSHEEVVEVANKVKERFTQVVKKALEVLE
- a CDS encoding IS1/IS1595 family N-terminal zinc-binding domain-containing protein, which codes for MNNSTPSCPKCSSTKLYKNGHDKYGNQQFLCKVCNHSFRLSHSHVHINSTISQLATFITTS
- a CDS encoding alanine/ornithine racemase family PLP-dependent enzyme, producing the protein MIKPERRYPRMIINLSAIRENASKVAQLCHSRGIELVGVTKLSLGNPTIAKVMRTAGVDKIGESRLKNILNLYQNGVPGPFQLLRIPMLSEIPQAVRLVDEFLVSMPEAAFEIDKQAGELDKNVSIVYMIDVGDLREGVWFENAVDEILSVAGKLKHAILRGIGTNVGCYGGVLPTKENMTVLIEIAKELESKLGYKLVISGGSTVTLSLLENGALPEGINQFRVGEGIILGTDATGDRDIPYLRQDTVILEAEVIEVDYKPSVPVGELGKDAFGRTPRFEDKGYRKRIILAVGEQDVKPDGLIPLVDGLHVLHASSDHLIVDTTESTETFKLGDIVRFRMSYGCALRAFTSPYVEKIFIED
- a CDS encoding YgiQ family radical SAM protein, whose protein sequence is MFLPTTEEEIKARNLKSLDVILVTGDAYVDHPSFGVALLGRLLEARGYKVGIIAQPEGPEDIKRLGRPNLFFGVTSGNVDSMVANYTASRKKRKSDDYTPGGVNNKRPDRAVIQYVNWIKQVFKDVKIVIGGIEASLRRFAHYDWWSDKVRKSILLDSKADILVYGMGERAILEIAERIAAGKSLDGISGTVTWKSSLESLNLEENLNLIHLPSYEEVVNDKRKYAEAYRIMVENTEPLKKVILVQKHDNRYVIQYPPALPLTQDELDELYLLPYTRRVHPYYLAKGPVKAIETVKFSITAVRGCFGNCSFCAITNHQTTLVISRSVDSILEEVKILTKMPEFRGTIVDVGGPTANMFGLSCPVRNTRGQCLRSCLVPNVCKLALSGENKNDATDEFIELLKKVKSIPRVKHVFVGSGIRHDLILASKNADYIISSLVDFTSGQLKLAPEHAHPYVLKIMRKPSAELFLEFKKRFEAAAKRKRQRKYVIGYFIVAHPGEGEKENIYLREFIKKHLGYVPQQVQIFTPTPGTLSTTIYYTGFDPFTGEEIYVERRDKVRNALKENIVNLR
- a CDS encoding glutamine synthetase family protein; this encodes MTREELFRFVEENQVRFVRLQFTDINGMMKNVEIPVDELETALESGIMFDGSSVEGFARLYESDMYLKPDLRTVAMLPWTFDGHRSARIICDVYSDFEHPFDGDPRYRLKLVEEKARKMGFIPYAGPEVEFFILPRQNNRPVFEFLDSGSYFDLLPVDIAEHIRTEVSVHLEEMGLDVETTHHEVAPSQHEVDFRYAEPVIAADNVQTVKLVIKTLAIKNNLYATFMPKPFFGVNGSGMHVHMSLFTLDGKNAFYDESTPDGISQVMRYFIGGLIAHAREITAITNPTINSYKRLVPGYEAPVNIAWSKGNRTALIRIPKARGKSTRIEYRSPDPSCNPYLAFAVILAAGLDGIENKIEPPAAVEENIYQMSESEKQKRGIYRLPSNLKEALNEAENSKLVREVLGEHIWEKFLKLKEREWWEYSTTVTEWERRKYENI
- a CDS encoding FeoA family protein, yielding MKLSEVPVGARVVVKNVEESEISPKLRAIGILPGVTITVVKNAPMGDPRMYKVFNKLISLRQSEASLVEVEILKDSVIPLSIAVPGLYKVKQILGGYGVHRWLSKIGITEGSTIKLLEDRRVVTPLGTFVIGFGKLSKILVISAETQSEQGS
- the feoB gene encoding ferrous iron transport protein B, with the translated sequence MVITVGLLGNPNVGKTSLFNKLVGARQYVANWPGVTVTRIEGATTYKDYTLHFVDLPGVYSLTATSVDEKLTRDYLLFSPPNVTVVVIDSMSPEQGMFLLLEACELGLNVIAAFNAIDEAKKSGIKIDKSSLEKFLRVPVVLTSAHTGEGIEELKEKIVESFRKATRPIVIDYGNETEEKIKEVEQCVEETFNKRFTAIKIIEGDKYARRFLKKDCPNDILDTIPQEIRTSIPSTKYEYITNVVQLSIQRTDETLTVTEALDHVLTHKYIGIPIFLALMYLAFNFTFKVSEPLVGLLEYLFEKIADSVGSETIVSSLISQGIINGVGSVLAFVPSIFALFFALGIMEESGYLPRIAFLVDKLMYSLRLTGRSFMTLLLGFGCNVSSVMAARGLADERERVTTILVSPFISCSARIPVYLLIVNVAFPNHKVEAFFAIYVLSLLLTALSSRIVNKVILKGQSVPLVMELPRYRFPKFSNILTYVWNRGKHFLEKAGTIIFAASIVIWALTYFPGRGDVDNSFVSMLGKFLQPLFAPLGFSWQIVSALIFGGVAKEVIVSSLSQFYGDVSNIHFDPLVGATLMTFVLGYMPCFATLAAIKSETNSLKYTLFTIFYSLGISYLLSLVVYTVGRWIL
- a CDS encoding ABC transporter substrate-binding protein → MVKSFSLGSLRKLFVVFMLIATVLSLAIAVVDDAGRIVNIPMPPRRVVSAAPSATRYLQALGLENRIVGVTAWDNYKKAENIGNMVPLNIEKIHSLKPDLVIMFGGFQFPEVEKLEKANLTAYVLNANTLTDIIKAVSQLGAVFNVKSKADKLVSELRNKMTEIGQRTSKIPLESRPTVFFTVTTPDENAKQLWTAGTGSYMNELIVIAGGRNIAAPYTGNNGWLPVNWEWLVKNDPDIIVIGAYGDPKEVEQAVKNHPIMKNLKAVKQGKVLIVDGDEVSQAAPHLFKYLDIFYNFFYGGK
- a CDS encoding FecCD family ABC transporter permease translates to MSKNRNWFQTLGRYSLPFVFVIVFVFNLSFGTVYVSPLKIFQLLRQESAEKYMIWNLRFPRVLMATLTGIALSLVGNIFQAIMKNPLVDPYLIGTSAGASFGALLAIYFIVNSIAHVSIPTMSFIFAVIASSLSILLAKKGNVVPTVHLVLSGVLVSTLFSAGSMLLLNIANKSLVTGHVWLYGSFSGMTFRDLIVPASSLGVFVTLAFTLSKQLDAMTLGEKEAKSLGINVEALKWTFYLLGSFVTATFVSKTGIIGFVGLVVPHMARIIAGPKHSKNLLATVLIGGILMSVCDTLARTLLNPVEIPVGIITSFIGAPFMFVLLKWKNGVAK